The sequence below is a genomic window from Candidatus Binatia bacterium.
TCACTCACCATTGCTGCAAACCCGGTAAGTCGCATCCAGCAGTTTCCGCAGTAGGGACGGAGGCACCCCGGAAGCAGTGAGGCCGCTGCGTAGGGTCGCGTCGAGCCGATCGCGTGCCGGCGATGGACCCAGCCACGGCCGGCAGCGGGACGCTTCCGCAATGATCTGATCGCTGGCCGCCGCGACCGCCGTGCGCAACTGCGCCAGAGAAAGGTCTGCCGGCACCGATGCGACAGGTGTGGACCTCTCGACGGCCTTCGCGGCTTCGATCTGCACCCGAAAGAGTTCCGCCACGTCGTCTGGATTCAATCGGACGGCCGCGGCCGCGGCACGCACGTGTTCCAGTACCCGCGCCTCTTGCTGCGGGTCTTCAATCGGCAGGTGCTCGCGCTGTTTGACCGCAACCACCAGCGGCATCAACTGCAAGCGCAAGTCGATGGCAGCCGCCAATGCCTCGAAGCCGGCTTGCGCCGGAGTGAGCGCGAAGCGGTCGCCGAACCATTGCCGGCGTTGCTGGTCGAGCCAGCCGTCGGCCTCGCGAGCGGCCAGCCACTCGTTGACGTGCCGCAAGAGGTCGCCGGCACCGGGCGCGAGCGCGTATGCTTTGCGGTCGCGCGTGAACGGTCCGATCGTGGCGAACCGCTTGGCGGGCCACGTGCGCGCTTCCAATGCTTCACTGATGGCCACGTCGATGTCACCGCGTTGCAGGATGCCGGGCAGCGAGGAGTTCTCCGGAACCGGCAGCAGGCGTGCGTGGCCGAACCGCTGGCGCGCCACCTGTTCGAGATGGCCGCCGGCATTGACCCCGATCCGCACGCCGCTGCGATCGAGGTCCGCGAGGCTGCGGAATCTGGTGCGGTCACGCTTCTGGATGACGGCCACGGCACCAGTGACGACGTATGGCCGAGTGTAGAGGACCTGCACCGCTCGATCCGGGCGCAGAGTCACGCCACTCATCGCCATATCGAACGCGCCGGCCTCCAACTGCCGCACGAGGTCGGGCCAGCGGAAGGGCGTGAACTCGATCGGGCGACCGAGATCGGCCGCCAAACGCCGTGCCACGGCGATGTCGAACCCCGTGAAGCCACCGCCCGCATCGCGGACACTGAACGGCGCATAGTCCCCGCTCGTGCCGACCCGGAGCACCGCCGGAGTGCTGTCGGCAACGGCAGCGCTAAGCTGCGTTAGGAAGATGATGGCCGCCAGCGC
It includes:
- a CDS encoding transporter substrate-binding domain-containing protein — encoded protein: MRRPLVGAALAAIIFLTQLSAAVADSTPAVLRVGTSGDYAPFSVRDAGGGFTGFDIAVARRLAADLGRPIEFTPFRWPDLVRQLEAGAFDMAMSGVTLRPDRAVQVLYTRPYVVTGAVAVIQKRDRTRFRSLADLDRSGVRIGVNAGGHLEQVARQRFGHARLLPVPENSSLPGILQRGDIDVAISEALEARTWPAKRFATIGPFTRDRKAYALAPGAGDLLRHVNEWLAAREADGWLDQQRRQWFGDRFALTPAQAGFEALAAAIDLRLQLMPLVVAVKQREHLPIEDPQQEARVLEHVRAAAAAVRLNPDDVAELFRVQIEAAKAVERSTPVASVPADLSLAQLRTAVAAASDQIIAEASRCRPWLGPSPARDRLDATLRSGLTASGVPPSLLRKLLDATYRVCSNGE